One part of the Thermodesulfobacteriota bacterium genome encodes these proteins:
- a CDS encoding PEP/pyruvate-binding domain-containing protein — MQSETVPAAGTGLPELDRVLTGLLPGDNVVWQVDAVEDYLPFVRPFVSAALAQGRRLVYFRFARHPELVPEGIGARIHRLSADAGFETFTARIHRAIEEEGRGACYVFDCLSDLAADWYSDLMLGNFFMVTCPYLYELETYTYFALLRDSHSVTSVSAIRETTQLLLDVFRRDGLLYVHPLKVDGRHSPTMYLPHAWKEDAFLPLTESASLSDVLAEREKRRADAVPRTLDMWDRLGAQPEGGEEFLFPRYLRMMVTRDERLIGLATRWLDLSDLLAIRRRMIGTGLIGGKSVGMLLARAILTKADPAWKERLETHDSFFIGSDVFYTFLVRNGCWHARREQRNPDTFLVGAEAARERVRTGAFPKFIVEQFVAMLEYFGQSPIIVRSSSLLEDSFGNAFTGKYESVFCPNQGSPQERLDAFLSAVRTVYASTMSREALLYRAHRGLIDRDEQMAVLVQRVSGGLHGDLFYPQVAGVGLSYNPYVWSEHIDPAAGVLRLVFGLGTRAVERSDDDYTRMVALNAPLRRPDTDRDRDGGKHSQRRMDLLDLSANRFAAMPIDEVLRMSPDLPVELYAARRGAPGRDGSDARRGPEGWMVAFDRLLSDTPFVPEMRRMLQVLRDAYECPVDTEFTANFLPDGRWRINLVQCRPLQVKEGGKIVEPPKKIPRKSLVLETRGPIIGRSSLTRIRRVVYVDPAGYAAVPVRERASVARLVGRVLHAHGEEGPPEILLLGPGRWGTSTPSLGVPVSFAEIDTASVICEVVSDEMEVVPDVSLGTHFFNDLVEADMLYMAVRPGRGKDFLNRKFLVESRNLLPDLLPDDAEWAGVVRVVDPSDDGGLRLFLNADSFRQRAVCYLANPAPEGGTASHARTRTSGAPPARQAG; from the coding sequence TTGCAGAGCGAAACCGTTCCGGCGGCCGGCACCGGGCTGCCGGAGCTCGACCGCGTCCTGACGGGCCTGCTGCCCGGCGACAACGTCGTCTGGCAGGTGGACGCCGTGGAAGACTACCTGCCGTTCGTCCGGCCCTTCGTGTCCGCCGCTTTGGCGCAGGGGCGCCGCCTTGTCTATTTCCGCTTCGCCCGCCATCCGGAGCTTGTCCCGGAGGGGATCGGGGCGCGGATCCACCGACTGAGCGCCGACGCGGGATTCGAGACCTTCACGGCCCGGATCCACCGGGCGATCGAGGAGGAGGGGCGGGGCGCCTGCTACGTCTTCGACTGCCTTTCGGACCTGGCGGCCGACTGGTACAGCGACCTGATGCTCGGCAACTTCTTCATGGTCACCTGCCCGTACCTGTACGAGCTGGAGACGTACACCTATTTCGCCCTGCTGCGGGACAGCCACTCCGTCACCTCCGTGTCCGCCATCCGGGAGACGACGCAGCTCCTGCTCGACGTGTTCCGCCGCGACGGGCTCCTGTACGTGCACCCGCTGAAGGTGGACGGCCGCCACTCCCCGACGATGTACCTCCCCCACGCCTGGAAGGAGGACGCCTTCCTCCCGCTGACGGAGAGCGCGTCGCTGTCCGACGTGCTGGCCGAGCGGGAGAAGCGGCGCGCGGACGCCGTCCCCCGGACGCTCGACATGTGGGACCGGCTCGGGGCGCAGCCGGAAGGGGGGGAGGAGTTCCTGTTCCCCCGATACCTTCGGATGATGGTGACGCGGGACGAGCGGCTGATCGGCCTCGCGACCCGGTGGCTCGACCTCTCCGACCTGCTCGCCATCCGCCGGCGGATGATCGGCACGGGGCTGATCGGGGGCAAGTCCGTCGGCATGCTCCTGGCGCGGGCGATCCTGACGAAGGCCGATCCCGCGTGGAAGGAGCGGCTCGAGACGCACGATTCCTTCTTCATCGGCTCCGACGTCTTCTACACCTTCCTCGTCCGCAACGGCTGCTGGCACGCCCGCAGGGAGCAGCGCAACCCCGACACGTTCCTGGTCGGCGCGGAGGCGGCCCGCGAGCGGGTCCGGACGGGCGCCTTCCCGAAGTTCATCGTGGAGCAGTTCGTGGCGATGCTCGAATATTTCGGCCAGTCGCCGATCATCGTCCGGTCGAGCAGCCTCCTGGAGGACAGCTTCGGCAACGCGTTCACGGGGAAGTACGAAAGCGTCTTCTGCCCGAACCAGGGCTCGCCGCAGGAGCGGCTCGATGCGTTCCTTTCGGCGGTGCGGACCGTATACGCGAGCACGATGAGCCGGGAGGCGCTGCTGTACCGGGCGCACCGGGGGCTCATCGACCGGGACGAGCAGATGGCGGTCCTGGTGCAGCGCGTGTCGGGCGGCCTGCACGGGGACCTGTTCTATCCGCAGGTCGCGGGGGTCGGGCTGTCGTACAACCCCTACGTCTGGAGCGAGCACATCGACCCCGCGGCGGGCGTGCTCCGCCTGGTGTTCGGCCTGGGGACCCGCGCGGTGGAACGGTCGGACGACGATTACACCCGGATGGTCGCGCTCAACGCGCCGCTGCGGCGGCCGGACACCGACCGGGACCGGGACGGAGGGAAGCACTCCCAGCGGAGGATGGACCTCCTCGATCTCTCCGCGAACCGGTTCGCGGCGATGCCGATCGACGAGGTGCTGCGGATGTCCCCGGACCTGCCGGTGGAGCTGTACGCGGCGCGCCGCGGCGCCCCCGGCCGGGACGGGTCCGACGCGCGGCGGGGACCCGAAGGGTGGATGGTCGCCTTCGACCGGCTGCTCTCGGACACGCCCTTCGTGCCGGAGATGCGCCGGATGCTCCAGGTCCTGCGGGACGCCTACGAATGCCCCGTGGACACGGAGTTCACGGCGAACTTCCTTCCCGACGGCCGGTGGAGGATCAACCTCGTCCAGTGCAGGCCGCTCCAGGTGAAGGAGGGGGGGAAGATCGTCGAGCCGCCGAAGAAGATCCCCCGGAAGTCGCTGGTGCTCGAGACCCGGGGCCCGATCATCGGGCGCAGCTCCCTGACGCGGATCCGCCGTGTGGTCTACGTGGATCCCGCGGGGTACGCGGCCGTGCCCGTGCGGGAGCGGGCCTCCGTCGCCCGGCTGGTGGGTCGCGTGCTCCACGCGCACGGCGAGGAAGGGCCGCCGGAGATCCTGCTGCTGGGGCCGGGGCGCTGGGGAACGAGCACCCCGTCGCTGGGCGTGCCGGTCTCCTTCGCGGAGATCGATACGGCGTCGGTGATCTGCGAGGTCGTCAGCGACGAGATGGAAGTGGTGCCCGACGTCTCCCTCGGGACCCATTTCTTCAACGACCTGGTGGAGGCCGACATGCTGTACATGGCGGTCCGGCCGGGGCGCGGGAAGGATTTCCTGAACCGGAAGTTCCTCGTGGAATCACGGAACCTCCTCCCCGACCTGCTGCCCGACGATGCGGAATGGGCCGGGGTCGTCCGCGTCGTCGACCCGTCCGACGACGGCGGGCTCCGCCTCTTCCTGAACGCCGATTCCTTCCGGCAGCGCGCCGTCTGCTACCTGGCTAACCCCGCTCCGGAAGGCGGTACCGCGTCGCACGCCCGAACCCGGACCTCCGGAGCGCCCCCAGCGCGGCAAGCCGGTTGA
- a CDS encoding response regulator produces the protein MSGKSASPESIPAVPKHAIVVVDDRNVFDALSGVLRSLDFRVDHALELREAAERVRGADVPVALIGGRSVRCEGPGGVDLLKEARPGIACVSVTWGGEEDPAAASPGGWAYDRIRMPADAMALLPVLDRCMERVRLQRERDRAAEELRRRNEEMERLDARLKAMVDSARTFAACQEFRKLSRLLLERVAFLMAAEGGSLFLCQEQGLELAATLDPGMAPTVLPFPLREGSVFDYAYRERRPVLAEDIRQAPDFSLSGRDMYRDDSFIVFPLIDEARNVVGLLSLHNKITPPFTHQDLELGQIMVSLGSETLQKQMAAEALRQNQEHLARLATAVEQADEDVIITDNSGTIVYVNPSFTRITGYFPEEAVGRTPKLLSSGKHDEAFYREMWDTLRKGSTWKGRLTNRRKDGALILQACSITPFRDPSGSVSGYVSVNRDITREVQVEARIAQTQKLEAIGTLAGGIAHDFNNILMAILGYSGLALAQVPPDSPLREKLQSIYVAGNRASELTRQILAFSRPTLQVRRIVRVKPIASEVMKLMRASLPSTIEIRESFLSEASVLAEPAQIHQVLMNLCTNAGLAMRSAGGVLEVGLADVDLDAALLAPYPGAVPGRYIAMTVRDTGVGMDPGILDRIFDPFFTTRPTGEGSGMGLSVVHGIVRTHGGFVTVRSEPGNGSEFSVYLPAVEEAAPPAPESDRAVPRGTERILFVDDEKVLVDMVKEMLEGLGYRVTAVADSREALGMFLSAPEDYDIVITDITMPGVTGDALVRLFLQKRPDLPIVICTGYSERLSEAEAKRIGARAFLYKPFSMSAIAGLVRSILDGRASC, from the coding sequence ATGAGCGGAAAGAGCGCGTCTCCGGAATCGATTCCTGCCGTCCCGAAACATGCCATCGTCGTCGTGGATGACCGGAACGTGTTCGACGCGCTTTCCGGTGTCCTGCGATCGCTGGACTTCCGGGTCGACCACGCGCTGGAGCTGCGGGAAGCCGCCGAGCGGGTCCGGGGAGCGGATGTGCCGGTCGCCCTGATAGGCGGCCGGTCCGTGCGGTGCGAGGGGCCCGGAGGGGTGGATCTCCTGAAGGAGGCGCGGCCGGGTATCGCCTGCGTGTCGGTGACGTGGGGAGGGGAGGAGGATCCGGCCGCCGCTTCCCCCGGCGGCTGGGCCTACGACCGGATCCGGATGCCCGCGGACGCCATGGCGCTGCTGCCGGTCCTGGACCGCTGCATGGAGCGCGTCCGCCTGCAGAGGGAGCGGGACCGCGCCGCGGAGGAGCTGCGGCGCAGGAACGAGGAGATGGAGCGCCTCGACGCGCGGCTGAAGGCCATGGTCGATTCCGCCCGCACCTTCGCGGCGTGCCAGGAGTTCCGGAAGCTGAGCCGGCTGCTGCTCGAGCGGGTCGCCTTCCTCATGGCCGCGGAAGGGGGGAGCCTGTTCCTTTGCCAGGAGCAGGGGCTGGAGCTGGCCGCCACGCTGGATCCGGGGATGGCCCCGACCGTGCTCCCGTTCCCCCTGAGGGAGGGGAGCGTCTTCGACTACGCCTACAGGGAACGGCGGCCGGTCCTCGCGGAGGACATCCGGCAGGCGCCGGATTTCTCGCTGAGCGGACGGGACATGTACCGGGACGATTCGTTCATCGTCTTCCCCCTGATCGACGAGGCGCGCAATGTCGTGGGGCTATTGTCCCTCCACAACAAGATCACGCCCCCCTTCACCCACCAGGACCTCGAGCTGGGGCAGATCATGGTCTCGCTCGGCTCGGAGACGCTGCAGAAGCAGATGGCCGCGGAAGCGCTCCGGCAGAACCAGGAGCATCTCGCCCGGCTGGCCACGGCCGTGGAGCAGGCGGACGAGGACGTGATCATCACGGACAACAGCGGCACGATCGTCTACGTCAATCCCTCCTTCACGCGGATCACGGGGTATTTCCCCGAGGAGGCTGTCGGACGGACCCCGAAGCTCCTTTCGAGCGGAAAGCACGACGAAGCCTTCTACCGGGAGATGTGGGACACGCTCCGGAAGGGATCGACCTGGAAGGGGCGGCTGACCAACCGGCGGAAGGACGGGGCGCTGATCCTCCAGGCGTGCAGCATCACGCCGTTCCGCGATCCTTCGGGAAGCGTCTCCGGGTACGTCTCGGTCAACCGGGACATCACCCGGGAGGTCCAGGTCGAGGCGCGGATCGCCCAGACGCAGAAGCTGGAGGCCATCGGCACGCTCGCCGGAGGGATCGCCCACGACTTCAACAACATCCTCATGGCCATCCTCGGCTATTCCGGGCTCGCGCTGGCGCAGGTCCCGCCGGACTCTCCTCTCCGGGAGAAGCTCCAGAGCATCTACGTGGCGGGGAACCGGGCCTCCGAGCTGACCCGGCAGATCCTGGCCTTCAGCCGGCCGACGCTCCAGGTCCGCAGGATCGTCCGGGTGAAGCCCATCGCCTCGGAAGTCATGAAGCTCATGCGGGCGTCGCTCCCGTCGACGATCGAGATCCGGGAGTCGTTCCTCTCCGAGGCGTCCGTGCTGGCGGAGCCGGCCCAGATCCACCAGGTCCTGATGAACCTCTGCACCAACGCCGGGCTGGCCATGCGCAGCGCGGGGGGTGTCCTCGAGGTCGGGCTCGCGGACGTCGACCTGGACGCGGCGCTGCTGGCGCCGTACCCTGGCGCCGTGCCCGGCAGGTACATCGCGATGACCGTGCGGGACACTGGGGTGGGGATGGACCCGGGGATCCTCGACCGGATCTTCGACCCCTTCTTCACGACGCGTCCCACGGGGGAGGGGTCCGGGATGGGCCTTTCCGTGGTGCACGGGATCGTCCGGACCCATGGGGGGTTCGTCACGGTCCGCAGCGAGCCGGGGAACGGCTCGGAATTCTCCGTGTACCTTCCCGCCGTGGAGGAGGCGGCGCCGCCGGCGCCGGAAAGCGACCGGGCCGTCCCGCGGGGGACCGAGCGGATCCTTTTCGTGGACGACGAGAAGGTCCTGGTCGACATGGTGAAGGAGATGCTCGAGGGGCTGGGTTACCGGGTCACCGCCGTGGCGGACAGCCGGGAGGCGCTCGGCATGTTCCTCTCCGCACCCGAAGACTACGACATCGTGATCACCGACATCACGATGCCGGGCGTCACGGGGGACGCGCTGGTCCGGCTGTTCCTCCAGAAGCGGCCCGACCTCCCGATCGTCATCTGCACGGGATACAGCGAGCGGCTCTCCGAGGCCGAGGCGAAGCGGATCGGCGCCCGCGCGTTCCTTTACAAGCCGTTCTCCATGTCCGCCATCGCCGGGCTGGTCCGGTCCATCCTCGACGGCCGCGCTTCATGCTAA